A region from the Vicia villosa cultivar HV-30 ecotype Madison, WI linkage group LG3, Vvil1.0, whole genome shotgun sequence genome encodes:
- the LOC131659653 gene encoding uncharacterized protein LOC131659653, whose product MEIKVHKPFCLSFRGIHTSLKILCDNVSGAFVLSGSLNRLISLVRTKVDETLLNTMIRFYDPLLHCFTYRDFQLVPTLEDFSSILGLPVLDQMPYTGKEEVPKLEDVAAALHLPRSEIKKVWVSKGEYTGVPIDFLYSQADILINAASMDALEKVLACLIYGQVLFPRYDKIVDVIALKIFIGNNLNEEGLTWVQRIIRLSYDDIVWNQKDFEGTHLFDSCGDFPNIPLLGTRGGITYNPILARHQFGFSLKDKPRSIYLSSENFDYDSDTTGKKKLFIRAWAKVKKVCIKQLGLRNYIPSDLYFRWIYDRVVEHGMPYPSDIPIVPRVTHPIILVVLEPYVPAPNEDLAVTVASLRREKADLERRLHKVEAEKAVLVADAKERDGMLDYFYRKWKIEDFVSPNQIQSWEREIDRLVQERNEMIKTHKVEIRSLKRKRRLED is encoded by the exons atggaaatCAAAGTTCATAAACCTTTTTGCCTCAGTTTCAGAGGGATACATACTTCTTTGAAGATTCTTTGTGACAACGTTTCTGGTGCTTTTGTGCTTTCCGGATCTCTTAACAGATTAATCAGCCTGGTGAGAACCAAAGTGGATGAAACGCTCCTCAACACAATGATCCGGTTTTATGATCCTCTCCTTCATTGCTTTACTTATAGGGACTTTCAATTGGTTCCCACATTAGAGGATTTTTCCTCCATCCTGGGATTACCTGTGCTTGATCAGATGCCATACACTGGCAAAGAAGAGGTACCTAAGTTGGAAGATGTAGCTGCTGCATTGCATTTGCCTCGATCAGAAATCAAAAAGGTTTGGGTGAGTAAAGGAGAATATACTGGTGTACCGATTGACTTCTTGTATAGTCAAGCTGACATTTTAATCAATGCTGCAAGTATGGATGCTCTTGAAAAAGTCCTCGCTTGCCTAATCTATGGGCAAGTATTGTTCCCTCGTTATGACAAAATTGTGGATGTGATTGCTCTCAAGATCTTCATTGGTAACAATCTG aatgaagaaggtttgacttgggTTCAAAGAATCATAAGGCTTTCATACGACGACATCGTTTGGAACCAAAAAGATTTTGAAGGAACTCATCTGTTCGATAGCTGTGGAGATTTCCCAaatatacctcttcttggtactcgAGGAGGGATAACTTACAATCCTATATTAGCTCGGCATCAGTTTGGTTTCTCTTTGAAAGACAAGCCgcgctccatatatcttagttCGGAAAATTTTGATTATGATTCAGATACGACCGGAAAGAAGAAGCTATTTATTAGAGCTTGGGCTAAAGTGAAGAAAGTATGCATAAAACAATTGGGACTAAGGAACTACATCCCTTCAGATCTTTATTTTAGGTGGATTTATGATCGAGTTGTTGAGCATGGTATGCCATATCCATCTGATATCCCTATTGTGCCAAGGGTTACCCATCCAATCATTCTTGTGGTTTTAGAGCCTTATGTCCCCGCTCCAAATGAAGACCTTGCTGTTACCGTTGCTTCTCTAAGAAGGGAAAAGGCGGATCTTGAAAGGCGCTTACATAAGGTTGAAGCTGAGAAAGCGGTTTTAGTGGCTGATGCTAAAGAGCGAGAtggtatgcttgactatttctaCCGCAAATGGAAGATTGAGGATTTTGTCTCTCCAAatcagatacaatcatgggagcgAGAGATTGATAGGCTCGTCCAAGAAAGAAACGAGATGATCAAAACTCACAAAGTGGAAATCAGAAGTTTAAAGAGAAAGCGCCGACTCGAAGActga